A window of the Eremothecium cymbalariae DBVPG#7215 chromosome 5, complete sequence genome harbors these coding sequences:
- the ATG42 gene encoding carboxypeptidase C (similar to Ashbya gossypii AER022W): MKWCTFGVGSLLVASKLANGFNLQSPFSLHEGFKEALMDLDDSFTQGVGQTFKSFRDMDGIEILKSEHDSRYSLRVKKHDPSKLGIDTVNQWSGYLDVSEKKHFFYWVFESRNDPKNDPVVLWLNGGPGCSSFTGLFFELGPASIGEDLKPIHNPYSWNNNATIIFLEQPIGVGFSYGDTTDSTALAGEDAYYFLDLFFKKFPDWIKNPFHIAGESYAGHYIPQIAHEIIKRKEDTTGTEPAPIFNLTSVLIGNGATDAKTQYNYYEPMACGKGGYPAVLEPEQCDKMNSSASTCETLNNLCYMTKKSIPCIAAGAYCDRFAFKYYSETGLNPYDIRKECETPDGGLCYKDMEYITDYMNQAEVIEALGSDVSSYESCSDKVMARFTLSGDSHKPYYQYVAQLLDREIPVLIYAGDKDFICNWLGNKAWTDTVGWRHTYKYRTLPLKSWVNKETGEAAGEVKSYGALTFLRVYDSGHMVPYDQPENSLYMFNNWISGNYNLDYSLDK; the protein is encoded by the coding sequence ATGAAGTGGTGTACATTTGGTGTAGGCTCATTATTGGTGGCTAGTAAACTGGCTAATGGGTTTAACTTGCAAAGTCCTTTTTCGTTGCATGAGGGCTTTAAGGAGGCTCTAATGGATTTAGACGATTCATTCACGCAGGGTGTTGGGCAGACGTTTAAGTCGTTTAGAGATATGGATGGGATTGAGATATTGAAGTCGGAACACGATTCTAGATATTCTTTGCGAGTTAAGAAGCATGACCCTTCAAAATTAGGGATTGATACGGTGAACCAATGGTCGGGATATTTAGATGTTTCtgaaaagaagcattttTTCTATTGGGTTTTTGAAAGTAGGAACGATCCAAAGAACGATCCTGTTGTGTTGTGGTTGAATGGTGGGCCGGGGTGTTCTTCTTTTACTGGcttattttttgaactaGGACCTGCTAGCATTGGTGAAGATTTGAAACCAATTCATAATCCATATTCTTGGAACAATAACGCGACGATAATATTCTTGGAGCAGCCAATTGGGGTTGGGTTTTCTTATGGTGATACGACCGATTCAACGGCTTTGGCTGGTGAAGACGCATATTATTTCTTGGATTTATTCTTTAAGAAGTTCCCTGATTGGATTAAAAATCCGTTCCATATTGCAGGTGAGTCTTATGCTGGTCATTATATCCCTCAGATTGCACATGAAATTATTAAGCGTAAGGAGGATACAACTGGTACCGAACCGGCTCCTATTTTTAACTTGACATCTGTTTTGATTGGAAACGGTGCAACTGACGCAAAGACCCAGTATAATTACTATGAGCCAATGGCTTGCGGAAAGGGTGGATATCCTGCCGTTTTGGAGCCGGAGCAATGTGACAAGATGAATTCATCTGCTTCTACATGTGAGACCTTGAACAACCTATGTTATATGACCAAGAAGAGCATTCCTTGTATCGCGGCGGGAGCATACTGTGATCGTTTTGCATTCAAGTATTATTCCGAAACGGGTCTAAACCCATATGACATTAGAAAAGAGTGTGAAACCCCCGACGGCGGTCTTTGCTATAAAGACATGGAATACATAACTGACTATATGAACCAGGCGGAAGTTATTGAAGCATTAGGTTCGGATGTAAGTTCTTATGAGAGCTGTAGCGATAAAGTTATGGCAAGATTTACACTATCAGGAGACTCACACAAACCGTACTATCAATATGTTGCCCAACTCCTTGATCGTGAAATTCCAGTGTTAATTTATGCTGGTGACAAGGACTTCATCTGCAACTGGCTTGGAAACAAGGCTTGGACTGATACTGTGGGCTGGAGACATACTTACAAGTACAGGACTTTGCCATTGAAGTCATGGGTTAACAAAGAAACCGGTGAAGCGGCAGGGGAGGTAAAGAGCTATGGTGCTTTAACATTTTTGAGAGTGTATGATTCCGGTCATATGGTTCCATATGACCAGCCAGAAAATAGTTTGTACATGTTCAACAACTGGATATCTGGTAACTACAACTTGGATTATTCTCTCGATAAATGA